In Pedobacter heparinus DSM 2366, the following are encoded in one genomic region:
- a CDS encoding GAF domain-containing protein, with product MAEKKNFDSEFCGNLPLHNVNLIQDYGYLLVLEPKGLKIIQASENTVEITGRPVQELVGTALSQYLDVESADKLSDNLKSGIKQRLPFNLSIKNGQNAEHFHALMHIKADYILIELEKARDLERKSFTDVFQEIKKIMAAIEQADTVQAVCELAVHEIRKISGFDGVLMYQFDRDWNGTVIAEEKDERLEPYIGQTFPASDVPKQARQLYLKNPYRLIPNRSYQPVRLYPVINPVTNSFIDLSDCNLRSVVAVHLEYMKNMNIDASMSIRVIRNAELWGLISCHHLTEKYLDYEVCSIFEWLSAVISNGVSRILDKEDYDFSSSLQQIRSTLTDRIYDADNIVAGLLPEEGLGLPDLFNATGAAMILNGRMVTQGMVPAEEAIDNLMMWVEGKSINKVFATEHLSGLYEEASEFADIASGVLVIPIDNNKGDYILCFRPEVVETIQWGGDPNQAINFEKDGKRYHPRNSFKLWKQTVKQHALPWKQQELEAAEALRSFLFEFRTKQLYN from the coding sequence ATGGCAGAGAAAAAAAACTTTGATTCTGAATTTTGCGGCAATTTGCCGTTACATAACGTGAACCTGATACAGGATTATGGTTACCTGCTGGTGCTTGAACCAAAAGGCTTAAAGATCATCCAGGCAAGTGAAAATACAGTTGAAATAACCGGCAGGCCGGTTCAGGAACTGGTAGGCACAGCGCTTTCACAATACCTGGATGTGGAAAGTGCGGACAAATTAAGTGATAATTTGAAATCCGGTATCAAACAGAGGCTGCCCTTCAATCTATCTATAAAAAATGGACAGAATGCTGAACATTTCCATGCTTTGATGCACATTAAAGCAGACTATATACTGATTGAACTGGAAAAAGCCAGGGATTTGGAAAGAAAGAGTTTTACGGATGTTTTCCAGGAAATAAAAAAAATAATGGCTGCCATTGAACAGGCAGATACCGTGCAGGCAGTTTGTGAACTGGCCGTTCACGAAATCCGTAAAATATCGGGCTTTGACGGGGTGTTGATGTACCAGTTTGACCGCGACTGGAATGGTACCGTTATAGCAGAGGAAAAAGATGAAAGGCTTGAACCTTATATCGGGCAAACTTTTCCGGCATCTGATGTGCCTAAACAAGCCCGGCAGCTTTACCTGAAAAATCCTTACCGGCTGATCCCAAACCGGTCTTATCAGCCAGTTCGCCTATATCCGGTGATCAACCCGGTTACCAACTCGTTCATAGACTTGTCCGACTGTAACCTGAGAAGCGTGGTAGCAGTGCACCTGGAATACATGAAGAACATGAACATTGACGCGTCCATGTCTATCCGCGTGATCAGAAATGCTGAGTTATGGGGACTGATCTCCTGCCATCACCTGACCGAAAAATACCTGGATTATGAGGTATGCTCTATTTTTGAATGGCTGTCGGCAGTGATTTCCAATGGTGTATCACGTATACTCGACAAAGAAGACTACGATTTTTCCAGCTCACTTCAGCAGATACGCAGTACTTTGACAGACCGGATTTACGATGCCGACAATATCGTGGCTGGCTTGCTGCCTGAAGAGGGCCTGGGTTTACCTGACCTGTTTAATGCAACGGGGGCAGCCATGATTTTAAATGGAAGAATGGTAACTCAGGGAATGGTACCAGCGGAGGAAGCCATAGATAACCTGATGATGTGGGTAGAAGGTAAAAGCATAAACAAGGTTTTTGCAACGGAACACCTGAGTGGTTTATATGAGGAGGCCAGTGAATTTGCTGATATAGCAAGTGGTGTGCTGGTCATACCGATAGACAACAATAAAGGAGATTACATCCTTTGCTTCAGGCCTGAAGTGGTAGAAACGATTCAATGGGGGGGCGACCCCAACCAGGCTATCAATTTTGAAAAGGACGGGAAAAGGTATCATCCGAGGAACTCGTTTAAATTATGGAAACAAACCGTTAAACAACATGCCCTGCCCTGGAAACAGCAGGAACTGGAAGCCGCAGAGGCCTTGAGGAGTTTCTTGTTTGAATTCAGGACAAAACAGTTATACAATTGA
- a CDS encoding biliverdin-producing heme oxygenase, protein MIADKVKAQTSTYHRELEAILVRKIKSIRSVQDYIQILNDFYSFFAGLELLISKHLQPTLADAGERRKTAAIADDLSYFKAKVPDLAAGAELPVILNHFQALGALYVIEGSTLGGKYISQMISQQLNIPVDEGLSFFNGYGESTMEMWARFKDYLNKEAIADEQQADVIEAANQTFLKFKDWVEG, encoded by the coding sequence ATGATTGCCGATAAAGTTAAAGCACAAACCAGCACTTACCACAGGGAGCTTGAAGCCATCCTGGTACGGAAAATAAAATCTATCCGTTCGGTACAGGATTACATACAGATCTTAAATGATTTTTACAGTTTTTTTGCTGGGCTAGAACTGCTGATCAGCAAACATCTGCAGCCTACACTTGCAGATGCAGGTGAGCGAAGGAAAACAGCCGCTATTGCAGATGACCTTAGCTATTTTAAAGCGAAAGTTCCTGATCTGGCGGCCGGAGCAGAGCTTCCTGTCATTTTAAACCATTTTCAGGCGCTGGGCGCATTGTATGTGATAGAAGGCTCTACGCTAGGTGGAAAATACATCAGCCAGATGATATCGCAACAGCTGAATATTCCTGTTGATGAGGGTTTATCTTTCTTTAACGGCTACGGAGAAAGTACCATGGAGATGTGGGCCAGGTTTAAAGATTATTTGAATAAGGAAGCAATTGCTGATGAACAACAGGCAGATGTAATTGAAGCTGCAAATCAGACGTTTTTGAAGTTTAAAGATTGGGTTGAAGGGTAG
- a CDS encoding gliding motility-associated C-terminal domain-containing protein, with protein MIGKFKLLFFILLVCCFKTEAQTFYVSAPKNPANIITGSDIYKVTLTPNGLVSELISNCSPNDQFFSIAMNKNGFYWLRSPYFYKGDINGNALINCQLLTGVTTGSSALTIGPDNKAYYSSNSLYATDLTTLQTVSLGPMSYFPTGDMCFFKGSLYMAASQGIIKVDITDPTKSYVYLPLSPNLNMFGLVSVATSLRKNTVYGLCSVTPYQTDVLELDLENKRIIGVVGSLPYGILDAASPVEDGSITGIELDKIDINQDCSALNKAVVEILTKPHLEQFTYVLNGISNTTGRFTGIDPGTYTLSITSASDQFSSTITVGIYDLLKPDYSWQRKNEMCGIAGEITFTSPEPNSNYQVRYNNTSYPINHTFSGLNSGTSYHFEIINKNGCKVDEADIPVLKDVCKIELDQIQLQQQCDAFHKGVIKVLTKPHTYAYTYTLNGSVSNSTGVFSNLSPGQYAVKITSSEHELEVLSIEVPDYKLTQPTITYNKNNPSCNLKGDIKFGIATNSNLYQIQYQNNVLPFDHLFTNLSAGIHHFVVLSQSGCLIDEYDIEFVYEPCAVEITAIDVFAECNVLGKAAIRVTCPAIPETYNYSLSNGMTNSTGRFNMVDPGNYTLNVTASGGGTPQTRAIIVPDYRLLHPLITYNKNDPSCNLKGGIKFSIAGNSSLYKIKYKTDILPFDHLFDNLSMGIHHFVILNQAGCLIDEYDVELVYQPCDVVINDVEVFAECDVLGKGAIRVSCPTIPETYTYSLNNGMSNNTGIFNMLNPGSYILNVSASGGGTPKSLPVVIPDYSLDRPLSVLNKTEPVCDLPGQLSFTIKTNPELYVIRYHSLTYPVNHTFTNLYAGSHRFSILKKNGCIVDDISVQLTREECGDVGFPNAFSPNLDGVNDIFKANSNSKATNFKIQIYDRRGVLVASSNELHNCWNGDYKGEALPTATYFWIATFTTQRNEAVVKKGSVTLIR; from the coding sequence ATGATCGGTAAATTTAAATTACTTTTTTTCATCCTATTGGTGTGCTGTTTTAAAACAGAAGCCCAGACCTTTTATGTAAGTGCCCCTAAAAATCCAGCGAACATTATAACAGGAAGCGATATTTATAAAGTTACATTAACACCAAATGGATTAGTATCGGAGTTAATATCTAACTGTTCGCCAAATGATCAGTTTTTTTCGATCGCGATGAATAAGAATGGTTTTTACTGGCTTAGAAGCCCATATTTCTATAAAGGTGATATAAATGGAAACGCTTTGATAAATTGTCAATTGTTAACCGGGGTAACTACTGGCTCATCTGCACTTACTATCGGTCCCGACAACAAGGCTTATTATTCATCAAATAGCTTGTACGCAACCGACCTGACCACCTTACAAACCGTCAGTTTAGGTCCAATGAGTTACTTTCCTACAGGAGACATGTGCTTCTTTAAAGGAAGTCTATATATGGCGGCAAGCCAGGGTATTATCAAAGTGGATATAACTGATCCTACTAAAAGCTATGTATATCTCCCACTTAGTCCAAACCTGAATATGTTTGGATTGGTGAGTGTCGCAACGAGTCTCCGTAAAAATACGGTATATGGCTTATGTAGCGTAACCCCCTATCAAACTGATGTTCTTGAACTCGATCTGGAAAACAAACGGATCATAGGTGTTGTCGGATCCCTTCCTTATGGAATTCTGGATGCAGCAAGCCCTGTAGAAGACGGTAGTATAACTGGAATAGAGCTGGATAAAATAGATATTAATCAGGATTGCAGTGCCCTAAACAAAGCTGTGGTTGAGATTCTGACCAAACCTCACCTTGAACAATTCACTTATGTGTTGAATGGGATAAGCAATACCACAGGTAGGTTTACAGGGATTGATCCTGGAACTTATACACTAAGCATTACTTCTGCATCTGATCAGTTTTCTAGTACAATTACCGTGGGAATCTATGACTTGCTGAAACCCGACTATAGCTGGCAGCGCAAAAATGAAATGTGTGGTATTGCAGGCGAAATTACTTTTACTTCTCCTGAGCCCAATAGCAATTACCAGGTTCGTTACAACAATACCTCATATCCGATAAATCATACTTTCAGTGGTTTAAACTCCGGCACTTCTTATCATTTTGAAATTATTAATAAAAATGGTTGTAAAGTTGATGAAGCAGATATTCCCGTGTTAAAAGACGTATGCAAAATTGAACTCGACCAGATTCAGTTACAGCAACAGTGCGATGCTTTTCATAAAGGCGTAATTAAGGTGCTGACAAAACCACATACATACGCTTACACCTATACTCTAAATGGCTCAGTCAGTAATTCAACCGGTGTTTTTAGTAACCTAAGCCCGGGGCAATATGCCGTGAAAATAACTTCTTCTGAGCATGAACTGGAAGTCCTTTCAATAGAAGTTCCCGACTATAAACTCACGCAGCCAACTATTACTTATAATAAAAATAATCCGTCATGCAATCTAAAAGGGGATATCAAGTTCGGTATCGCGACGAACAGTAATTTGTATCAGATCCAATATCAAAATAATGTATTGCCATTTGATCATTTATTTACAAACCTATCTGCCGGTATCCATCATTTTGTAGTATTAAGTCAATCAGGATGTTTAATTGATGAATATGATATAGAATTTGTTTACGAACCTTGCGCTGTTGAAATTACAGCTATCGATGTATTTGCTGAATGCAATGTACTGGGTAAGGCCGCTATACGTGTTACCTGCCCGGCCATCCCTGAAACCTATAATTATTCTCTTAGTAACGGAATGACGAATAGCACCGGGCGATTTAATATGGTAGACCCTGGGAATTATACCTTAAATGTGACAGCCTCCGGAGGTGGCACCCCTCAAACGCGAGCCATTATCGTTCCTGATTACAGATTATTGCATCCATTGATTACCTATAATAAAAATGATCCATCGTGCAATTTAAAAGGGGGCATCAAATTCAGCATAGCCGGAAACAGTAGCTTATATAAAATAAAATACAAAACAGACATACTACCATTTGATCATTTATTTGATAACCTGTCTATGGGCATACATCATTTTGTTATTCTAAATCAAGCTGGGTGTCTGATTGATGAATATGATGTTGAGTTGGTATATCAACCCTGTGATGTGGTGATTAACGATGTGGAAGTATTTGCAGAGTGTGATGTACTTGGTAAGGGGGCAATCCGCGTAAGTTGTCCGACTATTCCAGAGACTTACACTTACTCATTAAATAATGGCATGAGCAATAACACCGGTATCTTCAACATGCTAAATCCGGGAAGTTATATCTTAAATGTTTCTGCATCTGGAGGGGGAACGCCAAAAAGCCTTCCTGTTGTTATACCCGATTATTCATTAGATAGACCACTGAGTGTGCTGAATAAAACAGAGCCTGTTTGTGATCTTCCAGGCCAGCTAAGTTTTACGATAAAGACAAATCCAGAGCTGTATGTCATCAGGTATCATTCTTTAACCTATCCCGTTAATCATACCTTTACTAATTTGTATGCGGGCAGTCATCGTTTCTCTATACTCAAAAAAAATGGTTGTATTGTAGATGACATTAGTGTACAATTAACCAGAGAGGAGTGTGGGGATGTAGGGTTTCCTAATGCCTTCAGTCCTAACTTAGACGGCGTCAATGACATCTTCAAAGCAAATAGCAATAGCAAGGCAACTAATTTTAAGATCCAGATTTATGATAGAAGGGGGGTTTTAGTTGCAAGCTCGAACGAACTGCACAATTGCTGGAATGGAGATTACAAAGGTGAAGCATTACCTACAGCAACCTATTTTTGGATTGCAACTTTTACAACTCAGCGAAATGAAGCCGTTGTTAAAAAAGGATCGGTTACTTTAATAAGGTAA
- the rfbD gene encoding dTDP-4-dehydrorhamnose reductase, with amino-acid sequence MKILVLGASGQLGQCLKKVAAERNISNISFPDESKANILDTALLQTLFTEEMPTHVINCAAYTAVDKAEDDVELCRKINKDGALNIAGLCKENKATLIHVSTDFVFKGDKPELLKEDDLAEPINIYGLTKLEGEQDVINNLKEHFILRTSWLYSEYANNFVKTMLRLGADRDVLNVIADQIGTPTYAIDLAGAILSIIESGQKDYGVYHYSNEGVTSWYDFAVGIFELGGTKIKVKPISTSQYPTKAIRPKFSVMDKTKIKSTFGLEIPYWRDSLQVCIARLKY; translated from the coding sequence TTGAAAATACTAGTTCTCGGAGCTTCCGGCCAGCTTGGCCAGTGCCTCAAAAAGGTTGCTGCAGAAAGAAATATCAGCAACATCAGTTTCCCTGATGAAAGCAAGGCCAATATTCTGGATACTGCGCTTCTTCAAACGCTTTTTACTGAAGAAATGCCTACCCATGTTATCAATTGCGCTGCTTATACTGCCGTAGATAAGGCAGAAGATGATGTCGAACTCTGCAGAAAAATCAATAAAGATGGAGCTTTGAATATTGCAGGGCTTTGCAAAGAAAATAAGGCAACCTTAATCCATGTTTCTACAGATTTCGTTTTTAAGGGCGATAAGCCGGAGCTGCTCAAAGAAGATGATCTGGCCGAGCCAATTAATATATATGGCCTTACAAAGCTGGAAGGGGAACAAGATGTCATCAACAATCTCAAAGAACATTTTATATTACGTACCAGCTGGCTCTATTCTGAATATGCCAATAACTTCGTAAAAACCATGCTTAGACTTGGTGCGGATAGGGATGTACTCAATGTGATCGCTGATCAGATAGGGACACCTACTTATGCCATTGACCTTGCGGGAGCAATATTGTCTATAATTGAATCTGGCCAAAAAGATTATGGGGTTTATCATTACAGCAATGAAGGGGTAACTTCCTGGTATGACTTTGCCGTTGGTATATTTGAACTAGGTGGCACTAAAATAAAAGTGAAACCTATTTCTACATCCCAGTACCCTACAAAAGCTATAAGACCAAAGTTTTCTGTAATGGATAAAACTAAAATTAAATCTACATTCGGTTTAGAAATTCCTTATTGGCGAGATAGCCTACAAGTTTGCATAGCAAGATTAAAATACTAA
- a CDS encoding polysaccharide biosynthesis protein translates to MFTKLQIVSRWVIFTIDICLSVIALLFAIILQNNFIIDTIDFLAFYKAVVLVIIVNSFVFYSVKTFAGIVRYTSAQDSFRILFAVVLSSLILFFTHALAIVITGERVISSVAIITYTLFNFLMLITYRIIVKYFFMYIKNANLDKRRIIIYGAGEAGVATKRTFDHDPKINKTIIAFVDDDLRKVGKTIDGVRILDAAQLEDLITKHEVDEVIFASYTIPSERKNQVVDICLENDVKILNIPSPEVWAKGHVTTAQIQNINIEDLLNRKTIDIDIEGIQNQLKGKRILITGAAGSIGSEIVRQLLKFETGLIILCDQSETALHNIYLELEETHVNTNFHAFIGDVKDQKRMETLFNTYKPHYVYHAAAYKHVPLMEDNPAEAIKTNVMGTKTIADLSVKHGVQKFVMISTDKAVNPTNVMGASKRIAEIYVQSLNNSLNNPDLIFSNGLSYLNDSNIKPITKFITTRFGNVLGSNGSVIPRFKHQIENGGPVTVTHPEITRYFMTIPEACRLVLEAGCMGKGGEIYVFDMGKSVKIVELAKKMIRLAGLVPNQDIKISYSGLRPGEKLFEELLNDSEITKPTHHEKIMIGQVREYIFNEIETQIYQLLNHASSGNTRQVVRQMKVIVPEFISKNSVFEELDAEVPVEESPLK, encoded by the coding sequence ATGTTTACAAAACTACAAATTGTATCTCGCTGGGTTATTTTTACGATTGATATTTGTTTAAGTGTCATTGCATTGTTATTTGCGATCATTTTGCAAAATAATTTCATTATCGATACAATAGATTTTCTTGCTTTTTATAAAGCTGTAGTTTTAGTGATTATAGTGAACTCTTTTGTATTTTACAGCGTTAAAACATTTGCAGGCATTGTTAGATATACTTCTGCACAGGATTCTTTCAGGATTTTATTTGCTGTTGTTCTGAGTTCATTGATCCTGTTTTTTACCCATGCATTGGCAATAGTGATTACAGGTGAGCGTGTGATTAGTAGTGTAGCCATCATCACCTATACTTTATTTAATTTCTTAATGCTGATTACTTACCGGATCATTGTAAAGTACTTTTTTATGTACATAAAGAATGCTAATCTGGACAAAAGAAGAATTATCATTTATGGTGCTGGAGAGGCAGGTGTAGCTACCAAAAGAACTTTTGACCATGATCCTAAAATAAATAAGACCATTATTGCCTTTGTGGATGATGATCTGCGGAAAGTAGGTAAAACCATTGATGGCGTGAGAATTCTTGATGCAGCACAATTGGAAGATCTGATTACAAAACATGAAGTGGATGAAGTGATCTTTGCCTCTTATACCATTCCATCGGAGCGCAAGAACCAGGTGGTGGATATATGTTTAGAAAATGATGTTAAAATATTAAATATACCTTCACCCGAGGTTTGGGCTAAGGGACATGTGACCACGGCACAAATCCAGAATATCAATATTGAGGACTTGCTAAACAGGAAGACAATCGACATTGATATAGAAGGTATTCAGAACCAATTGAAAGGGAAAAGAATACTGATAACTGGAGCAGCAGGCTCTATAGGCAGTGAGATTGTAAGACAGTTGTTAAAGTTTGAAACAGGGCTGATTATTTTATGTGACCAGAGCGAAACGGCTTTGCATAACATTTACCTGGAACTGGAAGAGACTCATGTAAATACCAATTTCCATGCTTTTATCGGGGATGTGAAAGACCAGAAACGGATGGAGACTTTGTTCAATACTTATAAACCACATTACGTATACCACGCAGCGGCCTACAAGCACGTGCCTTTGATGGAAGATAACCCTGCAGAGGCAATTAAAACAAATGTAATGGGCACAAAAACCATTGCTGATCTTTCGGTTAAGCATGGGGTGCAAAAATTTGTAATGATCTCTACAGATAAGGCCGTAAATCCTACCAATGTAATGGGTGCTTCAAAACGGATTGCGGAGATTTATGTACAGTCACTAAATAATTCCCTGAATAACCCCGATCTGATCTTCTCCAATGGATTGAGTTATTTAAATGATTCCAATATCAAACCCATCACAAAGTTCATCACTACTCGGTTTGGGAATGTATTGGGTTCAAATGGTTCTGTCATTCCTAGATTCAAACACCAGATCGAAAATGGTGGTCCGGTTACCGTTACCCATCCAGAAATTACCCGCTATTTTATGACCATACCCGAAGCTTGTCGTTTGGTATTGGAAGCGGGTTGCATGGGTAAAGGAGGCGAGATTTACGTATTCGACATGGGTAAATCAGTAAAGATTGTGGAATTGGCCAAGAAAATGATTCGCTTAGCGGGTTTAGTTCCTAACCAGGACATCAAGATTTCCTATTCAGGTTTGAGGCCTGGTGAAAAGCTATTTGAAGAGCTTTTAAACGATAGTGAAATCACTAAGCCTACACACCATGAAAAAATTATGATTGGGCAGGTTAGAGAGTATATTTTTAATGAAATAGAAACCCAGATTTATCAGTTGCTAAATCACGCAAGTTCTGGCAATACGAGGCAGGTAGTAAGGCAAATGAAGGTCATTGTTCCTGAATTTATTAGTAAGAATTCTGTATTTGAAGAATTAGACGCAGAGGTTCCAGTAGAAGAAAGCCCCCTAAAATGA
- a CDS encoding sugar transferase, producing the protein MTKRSFDFFVSLIGLILLSPVFLLLICLIKLSSKGGAFYKQLRVGQHGKDFTLLKFRSMYVNSDRRGLLTVGSQDKRITPIGIFIRDYKLDELPQLINVFLGDMSLVGPRPEVRKYVELYSPEELKVLDLKPGITDLASIKYKNENDILSAQESPEQYYIEVIMPDKIKINLSSYDLSKTVIGSIKIIIITLRAIVKRK; encoded by the coding sequence ATGACAAAAAGAAGCTTTGATTTTTTTGTATCGTTGATCGGATTAATTTTATTATCTCCCGTTTTTTTATTATTAATTTGTTTGATTAAGCTATCTTCAAAAGGAGGAGCGTTTTATAAGCAATTAAGGGTTGGACAACATGGGAAGGATTTTACTTTGCTCAAATTTAGATCTATGTATGTAAATTCAGATCGTAGAGGTCTACTGACTGTTGGTAGTCAAGATAAACGGATAACTCCCATCGGCATCTTTATTAGAGATTATAAATTAGATGAGTTACCTCAATTAATAAATGTTTTTTTAGGTGATATGAGCTTAGTCGGTCCCAGACCCGAAGTCCGTAAATATGTTGAATTATATAGTCCAGAAGAGCTAAAAGTACTTGATTTAAAACCTGGCATAACTGATTTAGCATCTATAAAATATAAAAATGAAAATGATATTCTAAGTGCTCAAGAGAGCCCAGAACAATATTACATAGAAGTTATAATGCCTGACAAGATAAAAATTAACTTAAGTTCTTATGATTTGAGTAAAACTGTAATCGGGTCTATCAAAATAATAATAATAACTCTAAGAGCAATTGTAAAACGGAAATAA
- a CDS encoding DegT/DnrJ/EryC1/StrS family aminotransferase: MIPFSPPYINEEIIDQVVDTLRSGWITTGPKVKALEEEVVKLTGCDKALGVNSWTSGAILVLKWFGIQEGDEVIIPAYTYSATALSVLHCGATPVMVDVLDDFTVDPEKLKLAITENTKVIMPVDFAGLMCHYDKINEIVTQPGIVELFKPRSEKQRQLGRILVLSDAAHSIGASLNGIQSGKAADITIFSFHAVKNITTAEGGVICINLPDSFNNEEEYKLMRLWSLNGQTKDAFTKSQAGGWKYDILFAGLKVNMPDLCAALGLGQISQYALLTKNRSRIAKAYEFFFKELKWAKCPILEDGSRLSSNHLYALRIIGITEAQRDDMIDFITNNGVAVNVHFIPMPLLTVFKNLGYKMGDYPMSYANYSVEISLPIYPQLTDDEVSYICSTVERAYASLS, from the coding sequence ATGATACCATTTTCACCACCATATATAAACGAAGAAATAATCGATCAAGTTGTGGATACGCTAAGATCGGGATGGATTACTACAGGTCCAAAAGTCAAAGCATTAGAAGAAGAAGTCGTGAAATTGACGGGTTGTGATAAGGCGTTGGGTGTGAACTCTTGGACTTCAGGAGCCATTTTGGTTTTAAAATGGTTTGGAATTCAAGAAGGAGATGAAGTTATTATACCAGCATATACCTATTCAGCAACAGCTCTAAGTGTTTTGCATTGCGGCGCAACCCCAGTTATGGTTGACGTATTAGATGATTTTACAGTAGATCCTGAAAAACTCAAATTAGCAATAACAGAAAATACAAAAGTGATTATGCCGGTTGACTTTGCTGGACTTATGTGTCACTATGATAAAATTAATGAAATAGTTACCCAACCTGGAATTGTGGAACTGTTTAAACCGAGATCGGAAAAGCAGCGTCAGCTGGGACGTATATTAGTGCTATCCGATGCAGCTCACTCAATAGGAGCAAGTCTGAACGGCATTCAATCTGGAAAGGCAGCTGATATTACAATTTTTTCTTTTCATGCTGTAAAGAATATTACAACCGCAGAAGGTGGAGTGATATGTATTAACTTACCTGACTCATTTAATAACGAAGAAGAGTATAAATTGATGAGACTTTGGTCGCTAAATGGACAAACTAAGGATGCATTTACAAAATCCCAAGCTGGTGGTTGGAAATATGATATTCTTTTTGCTGGATTGAAAGTAAATATGCCTGACCTTTGTGCAGCTCTGGGGCTTGGACAGATTAGTCAATATGCTCTTTTAACCAAAAATAGGTCACGAATAGCAAAAGCATATGAATTTTTTTTTAAAGAGCTGAAATGGGCTAAATGTCCAATTTTAGAAGATGGGAGTCGACTTTCATCTAATCATTTGTATGCGTTAAGAATTATCGGAATAACTGAAGCTCAAAGAGATGATATGATTGATTTTATAACGAACAACGGAGTGGCTGTGAATGTTCATTTCATACCTATGCCATTGCTTACTGTATTTAAGAACTTAGGATATAAGATGGGGGATTATCCTATGTCATATGCAAACTACTCAGTTGAAATATCTTTGCCAATCTATCCTCAATTGACAGATGACGAAGTATCTTATATTTGTTCTACAGTTGAAAGAGCCTATGCAAGTTTATCATGA
- a CDS encoding GNAT family N-acetyltransferase, which produces MVNRILTVDDCRELAMLHNLAFKNFFLTSLGTNFLFKFYKAILMDKNGIGVGAFEENKLIGFAIGAKQVRGFYKNIAKKNLFSLSFSALPHFFANPRFLFRLIVSLRTSNSNTDGPFLLSICVDPLSGRKGLGTALIDIFELQIGPGMTYRLMTDEKDNDKVNRFYLKNEFILENVIMQGNRTLNVYKKKIR; this is translated from the coding sequence ATGGTAAATAGGATTTTAACAGTCGATGATTGTAGAGAGTTGGCAATGCTTCATAATTTAGCGTTTAAAAATTTCTTTCTAACTTCTTTAGGGACTAATTTTTTGTTTAAATTTTATAAAGCTATTTTAATGGATAAAAATGGAATTGGCGTAGGAGCTTTTGAGGAAAATAAGCTTATTGGATTTGCAATTGGTGCCAAGCAGGTTCGAGGATTCTATAAAAACATAGCAAAGAAAAATCTCTTTTCATTATCTTTTAGTGCTTTACCTCATTTTTTTGCGAACCCAAGATTCTTGTTTAGACTTATTGTTTCTCTACGCACGTCCAACAGCAATACGGATGGACCATTTCTGCTATCAATATGCGTGGATCCATTGTCAGGGCGTAAAGGATTAGGAACCGCACTTATAGATATTTTTGAACTGCAAATTGGGCCCGGCATGACCTATCGATTAATGACAGATGAAAAAGATAATGATAAAGTAAATAGATTTTATCTAAAGAACGAATTTATTTTAGAAAATGTAATTATGCAAGGAAATAGGACTTTAAATGTTTATAAAAAAAAAATAAGATAA